The sequence TACCTGTCGCGGGTGCTGAAGCCGTTCGGCGTGCGCGTCACCCGCATTGCACACGGCCTGCCGGTCGGCGGCGACCTCGAATACGCGGACGAGGTGACGCTCGCCCGCGCACTCGAGGGCCGCCGCGAACTCTAGCCGCGCACAACCGGCGCGGCGGCGCGAGCGCTTCTGCCAAGGGTTTCTGATATACTGAAGCGCAGGAGCACAACCGATGGAGTTCATATCGCCGACGCACGGCAAACTGAGCTTCGACCGGATGTTCGCGCACATCGTCCAGTACATGGAAGAGGAGCGCGACCAGCAGTACAACCTGATCATCGGGACGGACTCGCTGCTCGGTGACGACACATGTTTCGTCACCGCGGTGGTGATCCACCGGGTCGGGCACGGCGGGCGGTACTTCTACCACCGGTTCCGCAACCGGAAGATCGAGAGCCTCCGGCAGCGGATCCTGTTCGAGACCTCGTTGAGCCTCGAGACGGCGAGCCAGATCAGCGCGGAGCTCGCGAAGAACGGTTACAGCGAACTGCCTTTGGAGATCCATCTCGACGTCGGCGACCGGGGCGAGACCAAGCGGATCATCCGCGAGGTCGTCGGCATGGTCCAAGGCAGCGGATACGCCGCGGTGACGAAGCCGGACAGCTATGGCGCCAGCAAGGTCGCGGACCGCGAGACCGGCAAGATGGGGGTCCGTCCGCGGCCGCTGCCGCGTCCAAAGCGGACCGCGCCGGTGGAGCCGAAAGGCACGGCCGGCGGTCCCGCCGCGGATGAGGACGCCGCGCCTCGGACCGAGGGGGAGTCATGAGCGGAAAGACGCTCGCGGCAAAAATCTGGGACGCGCACGTCGTCGCGCGGGGCGAGGGCGAGCCGGACCTGCTCTTTGTCGATATGCACCTCGTGCACGAGGTGACGTCGCCGCAGGCGTTCGAGGGGTTGCGGCTCGCCGGCCGCAGGGTGCGCCGGCCCGACCTGACGTACGCGACGCTCGACCACAACGTGCCGACGACGCCGCGCACCGAACCGATCGCCGATCCGACGAGCAAGGTCCAGGTGGAGGCGCTCGAGCGCAACGCGGAGGAGTTCGGCATCCGGCTCGAGGGCATGCTGAGTCCGCGCCAGGGGATCGTGCACATTATCGGTCCGGAGCTCGGCCTCACGCTCCCGGGTCTGGTGATTGTGTGCGGCGACAGCCACACCGCCACGCACGGCGCGTTCGGAGCGCTCGCGTTCGGGATCGGCACGAGCGAAGTCGAGC comes from bacterium and encodes:
- a CDS encoding ribonuclease H-like YkuK family protein, which translates into the protein MEFISPTHGKLSFDRMFAHIVQYMEEERDQQYNLIIGTDSLLGDDTCFVTAVVIHRVGHGGRYFYHRFRNRKIESLRQRILFETSLSLETASQISAELAKNGYSELPLEIHLDVGDRGETKRIIREVVGMVQGSGYAAVTKPDSYGASKVADRETGKMGVRPRPLPRPKRTAPVEPKGTAGGPAADEDAAPRTEGES